Proteins encoded by one window of Kribbella flavida DSM 17836:
- a CDS encoding SDR family NAD(P)-dependent oxidoreductase: MATSSDSKTWIITGASSGLGLALAEAALRAGEQVLGTARRVDRFDAFKARCGDRFVGVEHDVRDTSGAAAVVQRALDVFGRVDVLVNNAGAGQVGAAEEVSDGELRDMLEQHLLGPAAYVRAALPHLREQGAGAIVQMSSQGGRMSFPAVGSYSAGKFALEGWSEALAGEVAPFGIRVLIVEPSRFRTEFNTADVLKTADRQATYDDVIGAVRANMADADGRQEGDPGRAAAIIRDVLDGADAPLRLPLGAEAVRNLTRVYQRALDDVQKWAAVSESADFPGMPPSVRAF, translated from the coding sequence ATGGCGACAAGCAGCGACAGCAAGACATGGATCATCACCGGCGCGAGTTCCGGCCTCGGCCTGGCGCTGGCCGAGGCTGCCCTGCGGGCCGGGGAGCAGGTGCTCGGGACCGCGCGCCGCGTCGACCGGTTCGATGCGTTCAAGGCCCGCTGTGGGGATCGGTTCGTGGGGGTCGAGCACGATGTGCGGGACACGTCGGGCGCTGCCGCGGTCGTGCAGCGCGCGCTCGACGTGTTCGGGCGGGTCGACGTCCTCGTCAACAACGCCGGCGCCGGGCAGGTCGGGGCGGCCGAGGAAGTCAGCGACGGCGAACTGCGCGACATGCTCGAGCAGCACCTGCTCGGCCCGGCCGCCTACGTCCGGGCTGCTCTGCCGCACCTACGGGAGCAGGGCGCGGGCGCGATCGTGCAGATGAGCAGTCAGGGCGGACGCATGTCGTTCCCCGCGGTCGGGAGCTACTCGGCCGGCAAGTTCGCGCTGGAAGGCTGGTCCGAGGCGCTGGCCGGCGAGGTCGCGCCGTTCGGTATCCGCGTGCTGATCGTCGAGCCCAGCCGCTTCCGCACCGAGTTCAACACGGCCGACGTGCTCAAGACCGCCGACCGGCAAGCTACGTACGACGACGTGATCGGTGCCGTGCGGGCCAACATGGCCGACGCCGACGGCCGTCAGGAAGGTGATCCCGGCCGGGCCGCCGCCATCATCCGGGACGTGCTCGACGGCGCCGACGCGCCGCTGCGGCTGCCGCTCGGTGCCGAGGCGGTGCGCAACCTCACCCGCGTCTACCAGCGTGCGCTCGACGACGTCCAGAAGTGGGCTGCCGTGAGCGAGTCAGCGGACTTCCCGGGGATGCCACCCTCGGTCCGGGCGTTCTGA
- a CDS encoding TrkH family potassium uptake protein, with protein MKWRHPGQLVVAGFAAVTAVGTMLLMLPVASTTGESTGVVPALFTAVSAVCVTGLIVVDTPTYWSGFGEGVVLGLIQIGGLGVMTLASVLALLVARRLGMRLQLSAQAETKALGLGDVRQVVGGVIRLSLAVEVVIAILLALRFGLGYGESFGRAVYLGVFHAVSAYNNAGFALYSDSLIGFATDPFICFPIMAAIVLGGLGFPVVLELLRRRRREWRGRPWSLHTRITLATYGGLLVVGTVAVTVVEWRNPATLGALELHHRLLVGLFHGVMPRTAGFNSLDVAQLEPTTLLVNDVLMFIGGGSAGTAGGIKVTTFALLAFVMLAEIRGEPTVHVLNRRLPGQVQRQALTVALLGVGTVMAGTLALLAMTSFKLDDVLFETVSAFGTVGMSTGITAKLPVAGQFVLMALMFIGRLGPVTLASALAIRDRPRRYELPEERPVVG; from the coding sequence ATGAAGTGGCGCCACCCGGGCCAGCTGGTCGTGGCCGGGTTCGCAGCGGTGACAGCCGTCGGCACCATGCTACTGATGTTGCCAGTGGCATCGACCACCGGAGAGTCGACCGGTGTGGTGCCGGCGCTGTTCACCGCGGTGTCGGCGGTGTGCGTCACCGGCCTGATCGTGGTCGACACCCCGACGTACTGGTCCGGGTTCGGCGAAGGCGTCGTTCTCGGGCTGATCCAGATCGGCGGCCTGGGGGTGATGACGCTGGCCTCGGTCCTCGCCCTGCTGGTCGCACGTCGGCTCGGCATGCGCCTGCAACTGTCGGCCCAGGCCGAGACGAAAGCGCTGGGTCTGGGCGACGTCCGCCAGGTCGTCGGCGGCGTGATCCGGCTCAGCCTCGCCGTCGAGGTCGTCATCGCGATCCTGCTCGCGCTGCGCTTCGGTCTCGGCTACGGCGAGTCGTTCGGCCGCGCGGTCTACCTCGGGGTGTTCCACGCGGTGTCGGCGTACAACAACGCCGGCTTCGCCCTGTACAGCGACAGCCTGATCGGGTTCGCCACCGACCCGTTCATCTGCTTCCCGATCATGGCGGCGATCGTTCTCGGCGGCCTGGGCTTCCCGGTCGTGCTGGAGTTGCTGCGCCGCCGCCGGCGCGAGTGGCGCGGCCGGCCGTGGTCGCTGCACACCCGGATCACGCTGGCCACGTACGGCGGTCTGCTGGTCGTCGGCACCGTCGCCGTCACCGTGGTCGAGTGGCGCAATCCCGCCACGCTCGGCGCGCTGGAGCTTCACCACAGATTGCTGGTCGGGCTGTTCCACGGTGTGATGCCGCGGACCGCCGGGTTCAACAGTCTCGACGTGGCCCAGTTGGAGCCGACCACGCTGCTGGTCAACGACGTGCTGATGTTCATCGGCGGCGGCAGCGCCGGCACCGCGGGCGGCATCAAGGTGACCACCTTCGCGCTGCTGGCCTTCGTCATGCTCGCCGAGATCCGTGGCGAACCGACGGTCCACGTCCTGAACCGCCGGCTGCCCGGGCAGGTCCAGCGCCAGGCACTCACCGTCGCCCTGCTCGGCGTCGGCACTGTGATGGCCGGGACGCTCGCGCTGCTGGCGATGACCTCGTTCAAGCTGGACGACGTGCTGTTCGAAACCGTCTCGGCGTTCGGCACCGTCGGCATGTCCACCGGCATCACCGCGAAGCTCCCGGTGGCCGGACAGTTCGTCCTGATGGCCTTGATGTTCATCGGCCGGCTCGGTCCGGTCACCCTGGCGTCGGCACTCGCGATCAGAGACCGTCCGCGCCGCTACGAACTACCTGAGGAGAGACCCGTCGTTGGCTGA
- a CDS encoding organic hydroperoxide resistance protein has translation MSQPLYTAMATSTGDGRAGGRAASNDGLLDVTLAVPHEMGGPGGATNPEQGGFSLSAALHAEFGGIDEATADALVAAAHTICPYSNATRGNIPGTVDATVA, from the coding sequence ATGTCCCAACCTCTGTACACCGCCATGGCCACCTCGACCGGAGACGGTCGGGCCGGCGGGCGCGCAGCCAGCAACGACGGCCTGCTCGACGTCACCCTCGCCGTCCCGCACGAGATGGGCGGACCGGGTGGCGCCACGAACCCCGAGCAGGGCGGTTTCAGTCTCTCCGCCGCACTGCACGCGGAGTTCGGCGGCATCGACGAGGCCACCGCCGACGCGCTCGTCGCCGCCGCCCACACGATCTGCCCGTACTCCAACGCCACCCGCGGCAACATCCCCGGCACCGTGGACGCCACCGTGGCCTGA
- a CDS encoding DUF1048 domain-containing protein — translation MNLWQRMTGSDLTREWTAFEARAAALPADHRAAWQQIKLHLTASHSDFTGRNLLPIADGALGLLEETAADGQSVREVLGDDIAGFCAALAGGEGAPSYRDRWRDQLNRNVARKLNRLGG, via the coding sequence ATGAACCTGTGGCAACGCATGACCGGCAGCGACCTCACCCGTGAGTGGACGGCGTTCGAGGCGCGGGCCGCGGCACTGCCGGCCGACCACCGGGCGGCGTGGCAACAGATCAAGCTCCACCTGACCGCGTCCCACTCGGACTTCACCGGCCGAAACCTGCTACCGATCGCCGACGGTGCTTTGGGGCTGCTGGAAGAGACCGCGGCCGACGGGCAGAGCGTCCGGGAAGTGCTCGGTGACGACATCGCGGGCTTCTGCGCGGCGCTGGCCGGCGGCGAAGGGGCACCCAGCTATCGCGACCGGTGGCGCGACCAGCTGAACAGGAACGTCGCCAGGAAACTGAACCGGCTGGGAGGCTGA
- a CDS encoding GNAT family N-acetyltransferase, with product MTATVRTAITDADYEAWRAVRIAVLPYERCPTVAELRERDRPGRLMLLAEADGHVVGSGLADRSGDGERASLTPRVHPEFRRRGVGTSLLRALADHAVAQGYDAAGTGVDDDGSRLFAERFGFVETDRQVEQVRQLGDEPWPAAPTEYRIVSVADRPELWPAAYHQVALPTLPDMDLPVPLRVSPTDWETEWINDPAAMFVAVAGDTVIGVAGLLLDTDRPERAEVAYTAVRREWRGKSVAATLKRTSMAWAADHGITEIYTWTQRGNDAMRRLNEHLGFSYGIVSITLRAPLPLAGLGPQQ from the coding sequence ATGACTGCGACTGTCCGGACGGCGATCACCGACGCCGACTACGAGGCTTGGCGCGCGGTGCGGATCGCCGTACTGCCGTACGAGCGCTGCCCGACCGTCGCCGAGCTGCGCGAGCGGGACCGCCCCGGCCGGCTGATGCTGCTGGCGGAGGCCGACGGCCACGTGGTCGGCAGCGGACTGGCGGATCGTTCCGGCGACGGCGAACGGGCGTCGCTCACGCCGCGCGTCCACCCGGAGTTCCGGCGACGCGGCGTGGGGACCAGCCTGCTCCGGGCGCTCGCCGACCATGCCGTTGCCCAGGGCTACGACGCTGCCGGGACCGGCGTCGACGACGACGGGTCGCGGCTCTTCGCGGAGCGGTTCGGCTTCGTGGAAACGGATCGGCAGGTCGAGCAGGTGCGGCAGCTCGGCGACGAGCCGTGGCCGGCGGCACCGACGGAGTACCGCATCGTCTCGGTCGCGGACCGTCCGGAGCTGTGGCCGGCGGCCTACCACCAGGTCGCGCTGCCGACCTTGCCGGACATGGACCTGCCGGTCCCGCTGCGGGTTTCGCCGACGGACTGGGAGACGGAGTGGATCAACGACCCGGCCGCGATGTTCGTGGCCGTCGCCGGTGACACGGTGATCGGCGTGGCGGGGCTGCTGCTGGACACCGATCGTCCGGAACGCGCGGAGGTCGCCTACACCGCCGTACGCCGGGAGTGGCGCGGCAAGTCGGTCGCCGCGACCCTCAAACGCACCAGCATGGCGTGGGCCGCCGACCACGGAATCACCGAGATCTACACCTGGACGCAGCGGGGCAACGACGCGATGCGCCGCCTCAACGAACACCTCGGCTTCAGTTACGGCATCGTCAGCATCACCCTGCGAGCACCGCTGCCGCTGGCCGGGCTGGGTCCACAGCAGTAG
- a CDS encoding MerR family transcriptional regulator, producing the protein MATDALIDRILTASDEQSTSVVDALHDLLGDATIDASAAPLGVAEAAGVVGLSTHTLRYYEQQGLVRPARNASGYREYSALDLRRLVFLTRMRVAGMTMHDLKRYIALVEQGASTMPDRRRIMLDQRDRIKQQLRELTLALETTEYKIRTYDGHPEG; encoded by the coding sequence ATGGCCACCGACGCGCTGATCGACCGCATTCTCACCGCGTCCGACGAGCAGTCCACGTCGGTCGTGGACGCGCTGCACGACCTGCTGGGCGATGCCACGATCGACGCGTCGGCGGCGCCGCTGGGAGTCGCCGAGGCCGCCGGTGTCGTCGGACTGTCGACGCACACGCTCCGGTACTACGAGCAGCAGGGCCTCGTGCGGCCCGCCCGCAACGCTTCCGGGTACCGCGAGTACTCCGCGCTAGACCTGCGGCGGCTGGTTTTTCTGACCCGGATGCGGGTGGCGGGCATGACGATGCACGACCTCAAGCGGTACATCGCGCTCGTCGAGCAAGGCGCGAGCACGATGCCCGACCGCCGGCGCATCATGCTCGACCAGCGCGACCGGATCAAGCAGCAGCTGCGCGAACTCACCCTCGCGCTGGAGACCACGGAGTACAAGATCCGCACCTACGACGGTCACCCCGAAGGCTGA
- a CDS encoding SAM-dependent methyltransferase, whose amino-acid sequence MQPDKQPLSITIDETVPTAARMYDYYLGGKDNFAADRAAVAELDQVVPSTRALAVNNRRFLQRAVRVLAEEHGIKQFLDHGSGLPTQDNVHQVAQRTHEDARVVYVDNDPVVLAHGRALLVEDERTTVIQADLRDTDTIFSHPDTQRLIDFSQPVAVLFNSVFHCIPDSETDGPSAVVHRVTERLVPGSYLVMCQLVSEDPRIRESVTKFMDQVTQGHWGRVRQEKDVAEWFEGMDILEPGLVEVSTWRPDGNDAPQQLTSEWIEFGGIARLR is encoded by the coding sequence ATGCAGCCTGACAAGCAGCCACTCTCGATCACCATCGACGAGACCGTTCCGACCGCGGCGCGCATGTACGACTACTACCTCGGCGGCAAGGACAATTTCGCAGCGGACCGAGCAGCCGTTGCCGAGCTCGACCAGGTCGTCCCGAGCACCCGCGCCCTGGCCGTGAACAACCGGCGGTTCCTGCAGCGGGCCGTGCGGGTTCTCGCCGAGGAGCACGGGATCAAGCAGTTCCTCGACCACGGATCCGGCCTGCCCACGCAGGACAACGTGCACCAGGTCGCCCAGCGGACCCACGAGGACGCACGAGTCGTCTACGTCGACAACGACCCGGTGGTGCTGGCGCACGGCCGGGCGCTGCTGGTCGAGGACGAGCGCACGACGGTCATCCAGGCCGACCTGCGCGACACCGACACGATCTTTTCCCACCCCGACACCCAGCGGTTGATCGACTTCTCCCAGCCGGTCGCCGTGCTGTTCAACTCGGTCTTCCACTGCATCCCGGACAGCGAGACCGACGGCCCGTCGGCCGTGGTTCACCGGGTCACCGAGCGGCTGGTTCCGGGCAGCTACCTGGTGATGTGCCAGCTGGTCAGCGAGGACCCCCGGATCCGCGAGTCCGTCACCAAGTTCATGGACCAGGTCACGCAGGGCCACTGGGGCCGTGTTCGGCAGGAGAAGGACGTGGCCGAGTGGTTCGAGGGCATGGACATCCTCGAGCCCGGACTCGTCGAGGTGTCCACGTGGCGGCCCGACGGCAACGACGCTCCGCAGCAACTGACCTCGGAGTGGATCGAGTTCGGCGGCATCGCCCGCCTTCGCTGA
- a CDS encoding dihydrolipoyl dehydrogenase family protein, protein MANPSESTTFDVVIIGAGPVGENVADRVVQGGLSAAIVERELVGGECSYWACMPTKALLRDAAAVRAARALPAAGQAVTGGLEVAAVLARRDRFASNWSDTGQAEWLDQAGIALVRGHGRITGTRVVTVTGTDGTSRVLQARHAVVIATGSSAQLPPVLCLADVAPWASREAAAARTVPDRLAIIGGGVVGSEMATAFSALGSHVTLISQTRLLPGVEPFASDQVTAALRAAGVSLHLKLDATEARRDTSGTVHLTLSDGRLVAADEVLVATGRTPNTKDLGLDHLGLTPGAWLPVDDALAVVGDDGKPVGDGWLYAAGDVNKRALLTHHGKYQARALGDAIAARAHGQELDLAAWGRHAVTADERATTQVIFTDPEVAAVGLSAEAASAAGFRIRVVDHDLGAVAGAALHADGYRGQARMIVDADRNVLIGFTAVGPDVAELLHAATIAVTAEVSLDRLWHAVPAYPTISEIWLRLLEADGRRTRLT, encoded by the coding sequence ATGGCGAACCCGAGCGAAAGCACCACCTTCGACGTGGTGATCATCGGCGCCGGCCCGGTCGGCGAGAACGTTGCCGACCGGGTGGTGCAAGGCGGCCTCAGCGCGGCGATCGTCGAACGCGAACTCGTCGGCGGCGAGTGCTCGTACTGGGCGTGCATGCCGACCAAGGCCCTGCTCCGCGACGCGGCCGCGGTGCGCGCCGCTCGCGCACTGCCGGCTGCCGGTCAGGCAGTCACCGGGGGCCTGGAGGTCGCCGCGGTACTGGCCCGGCGGGACCGTTTCGCCTCCAACTGGAGCGACACGGGGCAAGCCGAATGGCTCGACCAGGCAGGGATCGCGCTGGTCCGCGGCCACGGACGCATCACCGGCACCCGGGTCGTCACGGTCACCGGCACCGATGGCACGAGCAGGGTGCTGCAGGCACGCCACGCAGTCGTCATCGCCACCGGAAGCAGCGCCCAGCTACCGCCCGTCCTCTGCCTGGCGGACGTGGCTCCATGGGCGAGCAGGGAAGCTGCGGCCGCGCGAACCGTTCCCGATCGGCTCGCGATCATCGGCGGGGGAGTGGTCGGATCAGAGATGGCGACTGCGTTCAGCGCCCTCGGCTCACACGTGACACTCATTTCCCAGACCCGGCTGCTCCCCGGTGTTGAGCCGTTCGCCAGTGACCAGGTGACCGCTGCGCTCCGTGCGGCCGGTGTCTCGCTGCACCTGAAGCTCGACGCGACCGAGGCCCGGCGGGACACGTCCGGCACCGTGCACCTCACCCTCTCCGACGGTCGGCTCGTCGCCGCCGACGAAGTCCTGGTCGCCACCGGACGGACCCCGAACACCAAGGACCTCGGCCTGGACCACCTCGGTCTCACCCCCGGAGCCTGGCTTCCCGTCGACGACGCTCTCGCTGTGGTCGGCGACGACGGCAAGCCGGTCGGCGATGGCTGGCTGTACGCCGCGGGCGACGTGAACAAGCGGGCACTGTTGACGCATCACGGCAAGTACCAAGCTCGCGCGCTGGGCGATGCGATCGCCGCGCGAGCTCACGGCCAGGAGCTCGATCTCGCTGCCTGGGGGCGCCACGCTGTCACCGCCGACGAACGGGCCACCACGCAGGTGATCTTCACCGATCCCGAGGTCGCCGCCGTCGGCCTGTCCGCCGAGGCCGCCTCGGCCGCCGGCTTCCGGATCAGGGTCGTCGACCACGATCTTGGCGCGGTCGCCGGCGCGGCGCTGCACGCGGACGGCTACCGCGGCCAGGCCCGGATGATCGTCGACGCGGACCGCAACGTCCTGATCGGCTTCACCGCGGTCGGGCCCGACGTGGCCGAACTGTTGCATGCGGCCACTATCGCCGTCACCGCGGAGGTCTCGCTCGACCGTCTCTGGCACGCGGTCCCCGCCTATCCGACCATCAGCGAGATCTGGCTCCGCCTGCTCGAAGCCGACGGCCGCCGTACTCGGCTCACCTGA
- a CDS encoding potassium channel family protein, which produces MADQKRTNHSSRIVVIGLGRFGSSLARELARGGYQILGIDADPRRVQAIADELTHTVVADTTDEEALRQLGVPEFERAVVGIGSNLEASILTTSLLADFAIPTIWAKATNRQQGRILERIGAHHVVLPEHDMGERVAHLVTGRMLDFIEFEDDYAIVKTNAPVQTHDQSLGKSRLRSKYGVTVVGVKRPGEGFTYATADTVVHRGDVLIVAGKTADVETVADLD; this is translated from the coding sequence TTGGCTGACCAGAAACGCACGAACCACAGCTCGCGCATCGTCGTGATCGGCCTCGGCCGCTTCGGCAGCTCACTGGCCCGCGAACTCGCCCGCGGCGGCTACCAGATCCTCGGAATCGATGCCGACCCGCGCCGCGTCCAGGCCATCGCCGACGAGCTGACCCACACCGTTGTCGCCGACACCACCGACGAGGAGGCGCTGCGCCAGCTCGGCGTACCGGAGTTCGAGCGCGCCGTGGTCGGCATCGGCAGCAACCTCGAGGCGAGCATCCTGACCACGTCCTTGCTGGCCGACTTCGCCATCCCCACCATCTGGGCCAAGGCCACCAACCGGCAGCAGGGCCGCATCCTGGAACGGATCGGCGCCCACCACGTGGTCCTGCCCGAGCACGACATGGGCGAACGCGTCGCGCACCTGGTCACCGGCCGGATGCTCGACTTCATCGAGTTCGAGGACGACTACGCGATCGTGAAAACCAACGCCCCGGTCCAGACCCACGACCAGTCGCTGGGCAAGAGCCGGCTCCGCTCGAAGTACGGCGTCACCGTGGTCGGCGTCAAACGTCCCGGCGAGGGTTTCACCTACGCCACCGCCGACACCGTCGTGCACCGCGGCGACGTGCTGATCGTCGCGGGCAAGACCGCTGACGTCGAAACCGTCGCCGATCTCGACTGA
- a CDS encoding GNAT family N-acetyltransferase, whose product MTAERVLVRPAAEADDPALLALDSAAWDSSSGFPSFRAALRGSFFTERAGPQSYLVAELGGDVVGYVKLQDKYQFAEGAGVLEVAGLAVSPTARGKGIGSTLLDAVATEAKQRGARKISLYVFETNTSAQRLYERHGYVVEGRRIAEFVIDGAPRTDLSLAKYL is encoded by the coding sequence ATGACTGCTGAACGCGTGCTTGTTCGTCCTGCGGCGGAAGCCGACGACCCCGCACTGCTGGCCCTGGATTCCGCCGCGTGGGACTCCAGCAGCGGGTTCCCTTCGTTCCGAGCCGCGCTGCGCGGGAGCTTCTTCACCGAGCGCGCCGGACCCCAGAGCTACCTCGTCGCGGAGCTCGGCGGTGATGTGGTCGGGTACGTCAAGCTGCAGGACAAGTACCAGTTCGCCGAGGGAGCCGGCGTACTGGAGGTAGCCGGTCTGGCCGTCTCGCCGACGGCGCGGGGCAAGGGCATCGGCTCCACCCTGCTCGACGCGGTGGCCACCGAGGCGAAGCAGCGCGGCGCCCGGAAGATCTCCCTGTACGTCTTCGAGACCAACACGTCTGCCCAACGCCTGTACGAACGGCACGGCTACGTCGTCGAAGGGCGCCGCATCGCCGAATTCGTCATCGACGGCGCTCCCCGGACCGATCTGTCCTTGGCCAAGTATCTGTGA
- a CDS encoding TetR/AcrR family transcriptional regulator codes for MSEARARLLSTASGLFYSEGLHSVGIDRIIATAGVTRATLYRHFPSKDELLVAYLTQADQAIRARVSAARSEDASADEVIRTVSRSIADDIQHPGFRGCAFLNAAAEYPDPAHPVHQAVLRHRQWFLATITELFTDTGKPDPEPAAQHFVMLRDGAMTAGCLSDPEPICATFLRGIEGLLTYRSRRQPDA; via the coding sequence ATGTCGGAAGCCCGGGCACGACTGCTCAGTACGGCCAGCGGCCTGTTCTACTCGGAGGGGCTGCACTCGGTCGGCATCGACCGCATCATCGCCACCGCCGGAGTGACCCGCGCGACGCTCTACCGGCACTTCCCCAGCAAGGACGAACTGCTCGTCGCCTACCTGACGCAGGCCGACCAGGCGATCCGCGCCCGAGTGAGCGCCGCGCGATCCGAGGATGCCTCCGCCGACGAGGTCATTCGCACTGTCAGTCGGTCCATCGCGGACGACATCCAGCACCCCGGCTTTCGCGGCTGCGCGTTCCTCAACGCCGCCGCCGAGTATCCCGACCCGGCCCACCCGGTGCACCAGGCGGTCCTGCGGCACCGGCAGTGGTTTCTGGCCACGATCACCGAGCTCTTCACCGACACCGGAAAGCCGGACCCGGAGCCTGCCGCCCAGCACTTCGTCATGCTGCGCGACGGCGCCATGACCGCCGGCTGCCTGTCCGACCCCGAGCCCATCTGCGCGACGTTCCTGCGCGGGATCGAAGGACTGCTCACGTACCGCAGCCGCCGGCAGCCGGACGCCTGA
- a CDS encoding PadR family transcriptional regulator, producing MDGLTEMLKGTLEGCVLQIIGSEQTYGYAITRRLNELGFTDVVEGTVYTILVRLEKNGLVEVTKRPSGQGPPRKFYALNDAGRDELTTFWAKWDYVAARIDKLREGGT from the coding sequence ATGGACGGCCTGACGGAGATGCTGAAGGGCACGCTCGAGGGCTGCGTGCTGCAGATCATCGGCAGCGAACAGACCTACGGGTACGCCATCACGCGCCGGTTGAACGAGCTCGGCTTCACCGACGTCGTCGAGGGCACGGTCTACACCATCCTGGTGCGACTGGAGAAGAACGGGCTCGTCGAGGTGACGAAGCGACCGTCGGGGCAGGGTCCGCCGCGCAAGTTCTATGCGCTCAACGACGCCGGCCGCGACGAGCTCACGACGTTCTGGGCGAAATGGGACTACGTCGCAGCACGGATCGACAAGCTCAGAGAGGGCGGGACATGA
- a CDS encoding NADP-dependent oxidoreductase: MRAITVRDRAAGVDGLSLTDLPSPHAAENDVIVRVHAAGFTRGELEWPGTWTDRAGRDRTPSVPGHEVAGVVAELGFGTTGLTVGQRVFGLTDWTRNGTLAEYVAVEARNLAPLPADVDHVVAAASPISGLTAWQGLFEHGRLRTGQTVLVHGAAGAVGSLAVQLAREIGAQVIGTGRAAHRATALDLGVHRFVDLDSEPLEAAGEVDVVFDVIGGDILDASAALVRAGGALVTIAAPPTVKPRDGRAVFFIVEPDRGQLASIADRLRDGRLTPIIGAVRPLSEAPTAFAGSPQTPGRTIIRVAED; the protein is encoded by the coding sequence ATGCGTGCAATCACCGTTCGAGACCGCGCTGCCGGCGTCGACGGGCTGTCCCTGACGGACCTCCCCTCTCCTCATGCTGCCGAGAACGACGTCATCGTCCGGGTCCACGCCGCCGGGTTCACCCGCGGCGAGCTCGAGTGGCCCGGCACCTGGACCGACCGGGCCGGTCGAGATCGGACCCCGAGCGTGCCGGGGCACGAAGTAGCAGGCGTCGTCGCCGAGCTCGGGTTCGGCACCACCGGTCTCACGGTGGGTCAGCGCGTGTTCGGCCTGACCGACTGGACCCGGAACGGAACACTGGCGGAGTACGTCGCGGTGGAAGCGCGCAACCTCGCTCCGCTGCCCGCTGACGTGGACCACGTCGTCGCGGCCGCCTCGCCGATTTCCGGGCTGACCGCCTGGCAGGGTCTGTTCGAGCACGGCCGTCTGCGCACCGGCCAGACCGTGCTGGTCCACGGAGCCGCGGGCGCGGTCGGTTCGCTCGCCGTACAACTCGCGCGGGAGATCGGTGCCCAGGTGATCGGCACGGGTCGCGCCGCCCACCGGGCGACCGCGCTCGACCTCGGCGTGCACAGGTTCGTGGACCTCGACAGCGAACCACTGGAAGCCGCCGGCGAGGTGGACGTGGTCTTCGACGTGATCGGCGGCGACATCCTGGACGCCTCGGCCGCGCTGGTCCGCGCCGGAGGCGCGCTGGTCACCATCGCCGCTCCACCGACGGTCAAACCCCGCGACGGCCGAGCCGTCTTCTTCATCGTCGAGCCGGACCGTGGCCAGCTCGCCTCCATCGCCGACCGCCTCCGCGACGGCCGGCTGACCCCGATCATCGGCGCCGTACGACCGCTGTCCGAAGCCCCCACCGCCTTCGCCGGCAGCCCGCAAACACCCGGCCGAACGATCATCCGGGTCGCCGAAGACTGA
- a CDS encoding DUF1048 domain-containing protein → MGIRDIIDGKKQWRAHVARVKALPPDYQIVYQEIQKYYFKVGPIDLQEGHLLPGLLGFFEEGAAAGRGVLELTGEDVAAFCDELIKDSRTYADIYQESVSAESGTAEK, encoded by the coding sequence GTGGGCATTCGGGACATCATCGACGGCAAGAAGCAGTGGCGGGCGCACGTGGCACGCGTCAAGGCGCTCCCGCCGGACTACCAGATCGTCTACCAGGAGATCCAGAAGTACTACTTCAAGGTCGGACCGATCGACCTGCAGGAAGGCCACCTGCTGCCCGGGTTGCTCGGCTTCTTCGAGGAGGGCGCCGCTGCCGGCCGGGGCGTGCTGGAGCTCACCGGCGAGGACGTCGCGGCCTTCTGCGACGAGCTGATCAAGGATTCGCGCACCTACGCGGACATCTACCAGGAGTCCGTCAGCGCAGAGTCCGGCACGGCCGAGAAGTAG